Proteins encoded by one window of Oscillatoria sp. FACHB-1406:
- a CDS encoding glycosyltransferase family A protein, giving the protein MTLPAAISVIIPVYNCERYLAEAIESVLAQKYQPLEIIIVDDGSRDRTAEVAKSFGDSVQYHYQTQSGAATARNFGISLAKADYFAFLDADDRWVKDKLSRQMAVFESEPNLEMVLGYVQNFHSPELDETITRKIYCPPDPMPGYLPGTMLIKREAFQKVGLFETHLKVGEFISWYGKAKDLKIQEKLLSDVLLWRRIHETNTGIRERQSRSDYVRLVKATLDRRRSANQQSIKQN; this is encoded by the coding sequence ATGACCCTGCCAGCAGCTATCTCCGTTATTATCCCCGTCTACAACTGCGAACGCTACCTCGCCGAAGCGATTGAAAGTGTATTAGCCCAAAAATATCAACCCCTCGAGATTATCATCGTTGATGATGGTTCGCGCGATCGCACGGCGGAAGTTGCCAAAAGTTTTGGCGACTCCGTACAGTACCATTACCAAACGCAAAGCGGCGCGGCAACAGCGAGAAATTTTGGGATAAGCTTAGCTAAAGCCGATTACTTCGCCTTTCTCGATGCGGATGACCGTTGGGTAAAAGATAAACTAAGCCGTCAAATGGCTGTTTTTGAAAGCGAACCTAACCTTGAAATGGTACTCGGTTACGTCCAAAATTTTCACAGTCCCGAATTAGACGAAACCATTACTCGCAAAATCTACTGTCCGCCCGACCCCATGCCGGGATACTTACCCGGTACAATGCTTATTAAGCGAGAAGCTTTTCAGAAAGTTGGGTTATTTGAAACTCATTTAAAAGTCGGAGAATTTATTAGTTGGTACGGCAAAGCTAAAGATTTAAAGATTCAAGAAAAACTTTTGTCAGATGTACTGTTGTGGCGGCGCATTCACGAAACAAATACCGGCATTCGCGAACGTCAATCTCGTAGCGATTACGTGCGGTTAGTCAAAGCAACTCTCGATCGGCGGCGCAGCGCCAATCAGCAGTCAATAAAGCAAAATTGA
- a CDS encoding serine kinase, whose amino-acid sequence MIANHSIPDTTPQDSLAFFESIEELFQKAVTSVGGTRDRFYCIAGFKIRLQFATEALIPDLTPALEHLAVEPFSEADLTVCLWDSHSTHTPMPPPPWKRYQHHPKRGEILGFNSDRIHTSFQWGSYALSLLDRDRNLGIYWVETAAQLPYWEGGSPLRTIFNVWFSQRGIQLVHGGAVGHPHGGALLVGKGGSGKSTTALACLSSDLFYASDDYSLVSCDPNPTAFSIYSTGKKNADDLERLPFLATAISNRDRLESEKAVYFLNQHFPEKIISRFPLKAILIPRITGKTETTVTPTSVAAALASLVPSTTIQLPGAGKEACKIMMQVAGKVPSYYLELGTDIEQVPQTISALLERL is encoded by the coding sequence ATGATTGCCAACCATTCCATTCCGGATACGACACCGCAAGATTCTCTGGCATTTTTTGAAAGTATCGAGGAATTGTTCCAAAAAGCAGTAACATCTGTCGGAGGAACGCGCGATCGCTTTTATTGTATTGCTGGCTTTAAAATTCGCTTGCAATTTGCAACAGAGGCGTTAATTCCCGACTTGACTCCGGCCCTCGAACATCTTGCGGTAGAACCCTTTTCCGAGGCAGATTTAACGGTTTGTCTGTGGGACAGTCATTCCACCCACACGCCAATGCCGCCGCCGCCGTGGAAGCGATATCAGCATCATCCCAAGCGGGGGGAGATTTTGGGTTTTAATAGCGATCGCATCCATACCAGTTTTCAATGGGGTTCCTATGCCTTAAGTTTATTAGACCGCGATCGCAACTTAGGAATTTATTGGGTAGAAACTGCCGCCCAACTGCCCTATTGGGAAGGCGGTTCGCCCCTGAGAACTATTTTTAATGTTTGGTTTTCGCAACGCGGAATTCAACTCGTGCATGGCGGTGCAGTCGGACATCCCCACGGCGGCGCGTTATTAGTCGGAAAAGGCGGTTCGGGCAAATCGACAACGGCTTTAGCTTGCCTGAGTTCAGATTTATTTTATGCCAGCGACGACTATAGTTTAGTCTCCTGCGATCCCAATCCCACCGCTTTTAGCATCTACAGTACCGGCAAAAAAAACGCCGACGATTTGGAAAGGCTGCCTTTTTTAGCCACGGCGATTAGCAACCGCGATCGTCTCGAATCCGAGAAAGCGGTGTACTTTTTAAACCAACATTTCCCCGAAAAAATTATCTCGCGTTTTCCGCTTAAAGCGATTTTAATTCCGCGAATAACGGGAAAAACCGAGACGACGGTTACGCCAACCTCAGTAGCAGCCGCCTTAGCCTCCCTCGTTCCCAGCACTACCATTCAATTGCCCGGTGCAGGGAAAGAAGCCTGTAAAATCATGATGCAAGTTGCCGGTAAAGTGCCATCTTATTATCTCGAACTCGGTACTGATATCGAGCAAGTCCCTCAAACTATTTCAGCGCTCTTAGAGCGACTTTAG
- a CDS encoding SDR family oxidoreductase, with protein MKFNFKTRIKAALKSFVNPNPAPKTLIQKQVVECSDFLEKKLLSHKNVLITGAGRNIGRSIALEMAKQGANIFFTDLSSERCIELERELKAYPIQSQGWSSDISKQDDIENLLKVLEERDIKIDILVNNVGINLGRKPVLEISAEEWQQTFNANVFGPLDLTRKIVRITIERKIQGSIIFVTSIHQWQLGLWAHYSSSKAALGMIIKELAVELAPRGIRVNGIAPGAIAEDEKGNPFVHDYTLLHRTTINPEYIGRAAVYLASDYFSMFTTGTILNIDAGLSLYNYRISQHFPQ; from the coding sequence ATGAAATTTAACTTTAAAACTCGGATTAAAGCAGCGTTAAAATCTTTTGTTAATCCCAATCCTGCGCCCAAAACTCTCATTCAAAAACAAGTCGTTGAGTGTTCGGATTTTTTAGAAAAAAAGCTCTTATCCCATAAAAATGTGCTGATTACCGGCGCGGGAAGAAATATCGGTCGCAGCATTGCTTTGGAGATGGCAAAACAGGGCGCTAATATCTTTTTCACCGATCTATCATCAGAACGCTGTATCGAATTGGAGCGAGAATTAAAAGCTTACCCAATTCAATCTCAAGGTTGGAGTTCTGATATTTCCAAGCAGGATGATATTGAAAATTTATTGAAAGTATTAGAAGAGCGCGATATTAAAATTGATATTTTAGTAAATAATGTGGGCATCAATTTAGGTAGAAAACCCGTTTTAGAAATTTCGGCAGAGGAATGGCAGCAAACTTTTAATGCGAATGTGTTTGGGCCGCTCGATTTAACCCGAAAGATTGTCAGAATCACGATCGAGCGTAAAATTCAGGGTTCAATTATTTTTGTAACGTCTATACACCAATGGCAACTCGGATTGTGGGCGCATTATAGTTCCTCAAAAGCGGCACTAGGAATGATAATAAAGGAATTAGCAGTCGAGTTAGCCCCTCGAGGGATTAGAGTGAATGGAATCGCTCCCGGCGCGATCGCGGAAGACGAAAAAGGCAATCCTTTCGTACACGATTATACTCTCTTACATCGAACGACAATTAATCCAGAATATATTGGCAGAGCCGCAGTCTATTTAGCCTCCGACTACTTTTCCATGTTTACAACAGGGACGATTTTAAACATTGATGCAGGTTTATCTTTATATAACTATCGAATTTCTCAACATTTCCCGCAGTAA
- a CDS encoding glycosyltransferase, which translates to MMENSSFSISVIIPVYNGERFLATAIANVKKQNYPELEILVIDDGSTDGTAKVAAQFQDSIHYIFQENRGPAAARNRGIQKATGDAIAFLDVDDLWSEDKLHLQANYLKENPEVDIVQGLIQNMKPDEDGNFEPTETPYNYINIGSALYRKSVFDRVGFYDETLKFAEDTDWFIRAWENGVTKVVIDRVTLYYRKHPENMTAGKNLVELGFVRIYKKHLDRCRQRGSNLSSSGAEMPKINEYLGAPPNRPKLF; encoded by the coding sequence ATGATGGAAAATTCCTCTTTTTCGATTAGCGTCATCATTCCCGTTTACAATGGCGAACGGTTTTTAGCAACAGCGATCGCAAATGTCAAAAAACAAAACTATCCGGAACTCGAAATTTTAGTCATTGATGACGGTTCGACAGATGGAACCGCAAAAGTCGCCGCCCAATTTCAGGACAGCATTCACTATATTTTCCAAGAGAATCGCGGGCCTGCCGCCGCCCGCAATCGCGGGATTCAAAAAGCGACTGGGGACGCGATCGCCTTTTTAGATGTTGACGATTTATGGTCGGAAGATAAACTTCACCTACAAGCCAACTACTTAAAAGAGAATCCAGAAGTTGATATCGTTCAAGGGTTAATTCAGAATATGAAACCCGACGAGGATGGCAATTTTGAACCCACAGAAACTCCTTACAATTATATTAACATTGGCAGCGCCCTTTATCGTAAATCTGTCTTCGATCGCGTCGGCTTTTACGACGAAACGCTCAAATTTGCGGAAGATACGGATTGGTTTATTCGGGCTTGGGAAAATGGCGTAACCAAAGTCGTAATCGATCGCGTCACCCTCTATTATCGCAAGCATCCCGAAAACATGACCGCCGGGAAAAACTTAGTCGAACTCGGTTTCGTGAGGATTTACAAAAAACATTTAGATCGATGTCGGCAGAGAGGGAGTAATCTTTCGAGTTCGGGGGCAGAAATGCCGAAGATTAATGAATATTTAGGCGCGCCCCCCAATCGCCCCAAGCTGTTCTAA